Proteins co-encoded in one Gossypium arboreum isolate Shixiya-1 chromosome 11, ASM2569848v2, whole genome shotgun sequence genomic window:
- the LOC108471827 gene encoding uncharacterized protein LOC108471827, whose product MRPDIILQINEEVKKQFDAGFLQVIKYSKWVANIVPIPKKDGKMADALATLASMIKVSKQEDAKPIQMSICEAPSYCYNIEEEERDDHPWSQDILRYVKNREYPDQAMENDKRTLRRLAYDYALDREILYKRRKDQVLLRHVDAVEAKKNLGRSARRCLWNTR is encoded by the exons atgaggccagatattaTCTTACAGATAAATGAGGAAGTCaaaaagcaatttgatgctggattCCTTCAGGTGATCAAATACTCaaaatgggtagctaacattgtgcctaTTCCTAAGAAAGAcggaaag atggcagatgctttggcTACTTTGGCTTCCATGATCAAAGTAAGCAAACAAGAGGATGCGAAGCCCATTCAGATGAGCATTTGTGAGGCCCCATCTTATTGTTATAAtatagaggaagaagagagagatGATCATCCTTGGTCTCAGGATATATTGCGGTATGTGAAAAATCGTGAATATCCAGATCAAGCAATGGAGAATGACAAAAGGACATTGAGAAGGCTAGCCTATGATTATGCTTTAGATAGGGAgatcttgtacaaaagaagaaaggatcaagtacttttgagacaTGTGGATGCTGTGGAGGCTAaaaaaaatcttggaagaagtgcACGAAGGTGTTTGTGGAACACACGCTAA